The Cydia strobilella chromosome 13, ilCydStro3.1, whole genome shotgun sequence genomic interval tagctcagatggcaggACACTGGGCTagcgatccagtggtcgtgggttcaagtcccatccaagacagtgaatttttccgcttttaatttttttctaagcttaatagcatcgttcgcgtTTCtgtttgatacaaaattaaactaGTCATATCTTTAGGATTCCGTATTTAAAGAATGttatattcattcatttatccGTTGTACAAAACACAAGGTTGTATCTCGGGTACAATAGGAAACATACCAGCTATAAAGGGGAGTTATTGGTATCatggcaataaaaaaatatttggcgcATAGGTTTTTGCCACCACGATAAATCCTCGGACGGATCCATTGTTATCAGTTGTATTGTGGAGTGCATACGTTTCGATATttccgaacattttttttattaattgaaaAGCGGTTTACGCGGTTATGATTCCGTACGCtggatattaaataaaaatcttgaaaaatacaattttgagTGGTTTAATTTTGCTTAGCATCCTTGCAAACAAATATGTAGCGGGTGCGcactaagctaatagttttgctgactgcctatattaataatgatgatgattataaaatgttatttgtacTGGAATAGTTACAGTTCAACGATCGACCTATTGAAacctaaaatctaaattatgtattaagaatttttaaagtttttgggtTTGAAAGAATTTGGTCTTTGCATGCTGTAGTTGGTCTTTGCATGCTGTAGTTAGTAGTCACTCGTGTGAGCTGTCGTCTGTTGGTAGCAAGTTGCTCATTGCTGCTTGTCATTTTTAATCAACAATGACAAGTTACCTATAATACCTAAATGTTTGTATCGCCTTACCTTCGGAACTATTAAGGCATGCTCAATGAcactttaaaatacaataaacacACATAACCTGACTGATTTACTTCACACTATTTATCTTAGCCAGCAATTTAAAAAGGAACAATAAGCCACACGCGACTGCGTAGCCTAACGACGCCTCCGACAACCCGCCGCTTCCTGCGCCTTATTAAATTGGAAATCGACGAACTGTGAATCCGGCTTCGTATGTTAATGTTAGTGGCACTAACTTAGTGCGTAACGCGTACTAGACACACTCATCTTGCCCCAAACCTTATAATGCTGCCTTCATACGGGTGCAGGAGAGTGGACAGAAGTGATACAATTAGAACCAGCGCGTTCAAGGCAAAAAAGTTCTGCCAGGACAGCAGTTAAGCAGGACCAGTTAAAAGCCAGCGCGTCCAGTTTTTCGGGAGTTGCCTTCCGCCATTACATTTTTAATAGATTAGGTATCTGGCCTCGTGAGAACGCGAATGTAGTGCGTGAAAGGGGTAAGCAGGACAGTGTAGTAGCATGGATGTTTTTGTTGATGTGATGTCGAAGGTCAAATTCGGAGCTAATTTGACCTTCGGAGTTTACAAACAGGTAGGAACGAGTAAGCATATTTGACGCGCCGTGACTGCTACTTCTATTTACGAAAGTATCTGACATGGATAGGTCATCATGCATTTGAATTTACGAATTAAAATTGTTTCAGACGAAGAGCGTTTAAGTGACATTTCTCTTAAATTGATATCattgagaaataaaataatgtaaatttaatCGAGACTGCGTTTACTAAATCTAATTAATATTCTTTGCTATTCTTTCTTTTAGTATAATATTCTTGTAAGGGCCActtacaccatcccactaacccggggttaacccgttaaatcGTTAACCATGGTAACCattgtaactccaggtttatccggttaaccccgggttagtgggatggtgtaagTGGCACTAAGacgaataattttattaaggtGTGCCATTGCAAACACTTCTTGGGAAATTAGTAATTTAGTTAGAAGTTAGCCCttagttaattaacaaattGCTACGAAGCCTAGAGTAAATTAGAAGCAAATAACCGTTGCTCAACAATCCGAAATATTAAGGAAATGCTATAATAAAGCTAATTGAAATGAACCTTTTTGATGTTGCCTTggaaatagataaaaaaaaaccttctgTAAGTAGCATGCTTAGAATTGACATGGATTTGGGTTCTTGTTGATTCACCAGATAAACCTACATGACTCTTCATAATTTTGTCAGGCCGTGTTTAAGTATTTACTTACGTATAAGTAAATACAGATACACATAGTAtcctacttttgatgctgagtGTACTTACATCAGATCACACGATAAAAGTTCGTTTAAGCCCAGATGCCAGTGTCCCAGTTTTTATGGGTCACTAACGAGTAAAAACCCCCTGCACTCCATCGCCGTTGGAAAccaacaaaaacgtcacttaggagactataacatttataacctcCGTCCCAATTTCGTGATTAAATTTTCTGCCAACAAAgatacaaaaatcaactttactTCATTTAGGATAATACTGATAAATGATTGGCAAAAACTTACACCTAAAGGCAAATCGGAATGCGGTCGGTTTCGGTGCTTCGTCCGTAGTTGATATCTCTACTTCGTTATACAAAAATTGCACGTATATCTATTCGTTTAAGGTAGCTTAAAGGAGTGTGTAGAATTGTTGTGAGCGAAGGGTTTTGCGAGGGGATTGCACCGGAAGGAAGCTCTTTGATTGCCACGTGCCGTTCCAGGTGTGGGATTTTTTGTGGCGAAGGGCGAAATTACTTTATTTCGATGTTTGTTTAACTTTGCGACTTTCACGTCCAGATGGTGTTGCTTTTCTTTGCATTAAGATAAGATAGGGCCCTATTTATTAAATCAGtcctactttatttacataattattaattatacatatgcTATGCTATTATGTACAAATTATCGCTTTATGTCTTAATAATTCTTGTTTCTTTCGTGTTTTTCCTTGAGCAAACTGTACGAATGATTTTTGAGGATATTGGGGTACAGTGCAATACAACATTCTTACTACCTTGGATGTAATATGCCTTAACAAGTTGTGAGACTGAAAgcaaaacatttatattaaataattttacggtttagactcacttgttttagtcactcgcgcgcaaattatttaatgttagtatgtctcacaacagtttaaattcgattaaaacatttatatGTAAGAAGCAACAGACTAAGTCAAAATGATCTAAACCTGAATATAATttcatcattttgaacaccaAGGTCAacattcttttcgttgtcttgttttgaTTTGACCCACCTACCTATCACGTTTCAATGATTTTGTATGTTTGAATATTACATTTCTATCTGTTTATAGTTTGCCTTTATTGACTTTAATGATTGTGCTGCTTAGATAGTTTTTCACAACCTAATAACAGCAGCTAACGATtctttatctatacatatattatataacaaagtcccccgccgcgtctgtctgtctgtctgtatgttcgcgataaactcgaaacAACTGAATAAATTTTCATGCTGTTTtcttttcacctatcaatagaacAGATTAGAATAATTTATTCGCAAGAATATTAATTATGTACAAAGGCGTCCTTATGAATTAgagcgatttttagggttccgtacctcaaaagaaaaaaaaacggaacccttataggatcactcgtgcgtctgtctgtccgtctgtcacagcctaatttctccgaaactactggaccaattaagatgaaatttggtatacatatttaagtttgtgacccaaagacggacatgtaacgtaaacaaatgaattttaaacatgggggccacttttggggggtaaatgagaaaataaaaaaaataaaaaacaaactacatcgtgttacatatcaaatgaaagagctcattgtttgaatctcaaatatatattttttataattttacgataaacaatttagaagttagtcaagaaaataggcaaaaaatgaccattcctccCCTTTATATCCGAAACTAGTGGGTCTAAACctttaatactttttattttttaggccTGTTAAAAATGATAGTTTGAAAAGAAATCGTGGAAAGTATGTTTAATTTGGTAATAAGTACACACGACTAATAGGATGTAaggtaataggtacttactgaATTGATGCTTAATGTTCCTTAAAGAAATTACTTTCTTAGAAAATAAGAcacgtgttcaaatattttactGCAATTTAATGAGGCGTGCATTCTTGTGATGTGGAACGTTAACAATGTTACGACGTTCATAATATTCACTATATTGTTAAGGAGTGTTTTCTTTTATTccttattattgtaaaaactgagaaataatattaatactatTAATTTAATAGGTTATAATGACACGAAAcgcgatatttatttatttatattcggACGTAACGTTACAATACAAAAGAGAAATACACCTCACATTATACCTccaataataaattcatttatcatTTGAAATAGCTAGAAAGACGTTTTATACATTGAAACTGATGTCGATTGTTACGCCATCTAGTTAttaaatagattatttatttaacgcaATCCGTTCGTAATCAAACTTGTTCTTTACAACAGACAGATGGCATTACATTAACGTTTGAAACTTTGAAACACATTTTATTAGGTACAAATTTCCTGTAAGTGGAAATTTTGATGTAAAAATACAATTTCCGTAAAATAATCCTGCATAAGGgtataattaggtacttacgtgCTTGATGGTTGCTTAATTGATTTTTATCAATAGGTgctaatttaaaattgtatacaatagtaaaCACTATAATTCTTTAGTAATTATCCCCGGTTTAAGTACATAAAGCGGGGCGCGTTGTTTAATCCCAGGAACGAGATTAATTTTGAATCGTCTATTCGCAAAAGTTGTACTTGACTGCGAGCTTGTGCCAGCATAAAGATGCTCTATCATTTGTGGAAACCATACACAATCAGGGGTAGGAATAAACTGGTTTGACTTTATCGATATGATCAGTAagcaaaattaattacaaaCCTAAGCCGGGGATTTGATCGCGCTCAAACTTTTCAGCGTCGACTTTCGTGGTTTCGGTGTCGTATCGCTGGGGTTCCATCCCTAATCTAAAGCTCCTAAATTGCTGTAGTTACAATTGAGATAGTTCGGTTGTTCGATAAAATATGCTCCATGTTATTCTGATTATGCTTTGTGGCTACCTTAGTTTGGTGACAGGTTGACTTTTTGCGTCCAAATCGTATTCTATGAAGTATTACATGTGGAACTACTATGTAATATACGTACTTATAAACCTTTTGATGGGCGAGGCCATCTAGAATCTGATCGAGCTATAAGACGACCGAGACTAAAATCTTCTGGGTAAAGGTAGAATCCCATCTCCTAACAATACCCTCTTTCCAACACACTCTTCCCgtctaaatgttttttttttttctatccatTTACCCCTACTTTTAATGGCGCCTAAGCCTCAATTCGTGACCCATTTGGAATAACATCTTAGGCTAGGTCGTTCGGTCCTAGGTAAACACTACCGTTTgggctgtttatttatttttacgacCGCAAAATTGGACCTAAAATAAggctaaataaataagattaaaaagtTTATGTGAACATAgacctgtattttttattattatttagacaAAAAAATATCAGCGTTTATTTGTTCAAAGATCATCctattataatgtaatgtttgtcGCAACCGTATTTTTACTGGGtggtatgcggagtgaaatctggacaaaggtTTGAACATGTAagaagtaaacaaaaaataaactgaaattatatctaactgccaatttaaactctatacacggtggctaaaaaacaagtgcattcccgttaccagggaggttttgggattatactgagcaacttttactataggaccaaccccgaaatcgcgaaaaaaatttaggctgtttcatacattttggctggtccattttctatgagagggtttttttttttgcgatttcgtggttggtcccatttGCTCAGTatgatcccaaaacctccctggaaacgggaatgcacttattttttgccaTCCTGTATATCTCTGTCAATTAATCGGGTAAGTTTCATGGGCATTGgatttttttcttgaaattaaggtcaatctagaagaacaccgtcgcgaaactgtatgtaatttatttacctAGTATTATTTCCCTATGTccgaaagcgaagatagtggaacattttgtggaagcggGTTAGAGCTGaaggtatgtttataatattattgcatcctttttctttaaaaaaatctaccgcTAGAAAGTCTGATTTAGGGAAACATTCCAGCAATAGCTAGTTTTCTGGGAGAGATCGATTAAAGAAAATGAAGGCCCGCtgagtcacaaaatcttacagagaGGTCACGAGAACattcaaatgtggcagtaaCACTGTTTCaaaatatcttgaagatatgggCATCGGCAAAACGTTCAAGAGAAGTTAAGCCCACCGTCTccgaaaataaatgaaaaataactgAAAATGCGGGCGTCATACggtcaaaaatgtaaaaaaacagctgtttttgccTAATGGGATTTATGGATGATATgattgtcacttaaaatggaaattaaTGGCaatgtaactattattttaagaaaACCAATGGTCCAAAAgacgagaatgtgaaatatgtcgagcatacgaagtttcctaaaaaaattgtaactaaataAAATGCCAACATTTGTGTTTACGACACCCATGGCTTTAAACCTTAACACGTTCACGGACAGTCCGTCAAGAGACGAGGGTCTTCCTCGTGATATGGCACCACGGCTGAAGCCGATGATTTTTACTTTGACAAAACCGCAATCCCGTCCACAGACGCTGGATTTCACTACTCAAGGGTCATTTTTGctcaaaatttacataaaatgcACTATTCATTGATGTTTTGAAGCTGGCAGAAACAACAGAAATTGTCATTTAGAATACCACGCAAAACAATGGTTTTTTCGCCACTACATTTAATTGTAAAGTTAATTCGATTTATATACTTTGTTTCACAGTTACTTTTTCACtagtattttattgaaaatacgaaaaaaaaactttaatttattttaggtgtttgttttaaaagaaaattgaatTGTTCCGTCTATtgctatttaataattattatttttttaaactattgcacaagcaaagaaaaatgtacaaatggcggacttaatgccaaaaggcattctctaccagtcaaccattaggtcaaacagagacataaatgttggtgcaggatagattcataaattataacgagaaatagaaccaaaaaaaaaaagtcaaatattatgtatatatatatatatatatatataaacataataaagtaaactaacaaaattatgattaaatactaatacttatatgatatataaaagataaactaatacatattagtacatacaagatggagaacattatttaaattcttctgacagaagatgcttgcggagtagacgcttaaaaacaggcttgcttggggcttgtcgaATCGAGAGAGGGAGGGAATTCCAGAGACGGATTGCCTCAACGGCGAAAGAGTTGGACATAAAACCAGTACGGTGAGAAGGGATGGAGAGTTTGAGTAAGCGTGAGGAACGCAGTTTACAGCCTGGACGGGGGGCGACGGCGGGGGCGGTGTAGAAGGCTCGAACaagatggaaaataatatactCAGGATTCTAAGGGACCTACGCCGACGGATGGAAAGCCAGTTGAGCTGACGTCGATAGAAAGAAACATGGTCGTATTTGCGAAGGCCGAAAATAAAAGGTATGCCATTAATAATGAGACGGCCAAGTTTATTGAGGTACACCTGCGAGATATTAGTCATGCATACGTAATATAACATAAAATTCCTTTATCAtttgcttaattttttttttatttttcaacaaaAACCTTCAACTTGGCAGTGTATGTTTATTTGCcttattctgaaaaaaaaaccatgtATGTCACCATGTTTTTTTTCCAGAATAaggcaaataatttttttattaatttttttcatgattTATTAGACCCATCTAacttcattaaatatattttcgcCTGCCAAATTAAGGGTTAAAGTACCACAACTGCCTACTTATTTAACATTACTTATCTTGCATGtaacgttgttaaatacattataaagaacatgaaaatttataaaaaatcatcatgttgtttttatttaatacgacgttttattactttaagagaatgtttaattaaaataaaccgacAACAAAACCGACCGGCAaaagtttgttgccggtcccatattgggatagcctcctacaatttaggagggaattaaatcttctcgggtccgaggtgtagggttggagccggcgtagtttttagccttatgaaccgattttgcatgtacaaccagccttaaagtttatagtctatgatggttcattatttttagtatgtgggtatttttgcattttgtagttttcctcagtcacccgttgaccacgaacgctgtaaagagttcgaaacgtcgggatgtattataaattcaatatacgcgatataatccgttttcatagttttatttcatgagtaactatcgcggtaaccgaagacaatattaagaatgtttaattattttaggtaGGGTTACGTCTCTTATTGGTCATGCAGAGTTACCGAAACCGATGTCCTTGCATGGGtagatacctacattttagGAAGATTACGAGTTTTTAAGTAAGAAGAAATTCTGCTCATACAACCGAAGTTTtggaaaacaaaattaataacgaacaAAATCTATACTTTTAATTGGTAACAAAAATAGCGTCTCTTTTCTGaacttttaattaaaacttcAAAAGTTATGAACCCGACTTTTCTTATCACAGAATTTATAAGGAGCGACTCCGCCAGAAATAGTCTACgataataatttggatttaattGGTTACTGTCAAACTGTCATATTATGAATAAGTAGGTCTAGtaagttttttacaaatatttcaaattacaaaTACTAATTACTCAATAAGACGATACTAAGGAACTTCTTAAGGTGGCATCTTCATTCTTTACCAGCCAGCTTGATGGTATAAAGCTTGAAGTGGCTTGAACACGCCAAAACGTTGgcacataaaattaaaaataaatagaaaataaaggTCTCCTGGAGCGAAATATATATTGAAATTAGTTGAAAAGATTAGTTTATCATGCTAATGTACTAGACTTTCATTTCAGCCTCAGGATTTGACATGTCACAGACTTTGTGATGACCAGGACACAGGTACTTTGCACGACATGATTACCATATGTTAAAGTAGTCCAAGCCAGTTATTTGCGGATTAGTTGATAATATAACGGCAACAGGTCCTCCAGGTTAACCTCCAGCACAGCGAATCTGCAACGGCTCAACTTCGAAAATGGCTGGAGGTTAACCCAACATCCATAGCCCTGATCCAGGAGCCGTGGATCAGGAACACACGCATAAACGGCCTTTGTAACACCGgaggtaatttattttataacacacAATACAAACCCAGAACTTGCATATACATATCTCGTAACATAATGGCACAACCACTAACTCAATTCTGTTCCAGAGACGTGTGTGCCATAAAACTCCTCAGAACACAAAACTCAAATCTACCGGAGATAGTCCTGGCGTCCACCTACATGGCGGCCGAGGACGAACCACCTCCAGTGGAGATGAACAACCTCATACGCTACTGCGAACGAGAAAGGCTCGAGCTGGTCATATCTGCAGACTGCAACGGCCATCACAACCTATGGGGAATGGAAACCAACAACAAAAGAGGTAACGATATTGTTGAATACCTTATGTCAACTAACCTAGATATATTAAACACAGGATCCAAACCAACCTTTGTCACTCGTAGATGTAATACTATAATTGACATTACTCTAAGCACAGGACTGGCAGCTCAACACATATCCAACTGGCACGTGTCGGACGAGCTATCCTGCTCCGACCACAGATGGATTCGGTACGACCTAACAGCCGACACACAGACACCCACACCTAGAAGAAACCCGAGACGCACGGACATACCGGCGTACAAGGAACTTCTGGAAGGTAAACTAGacaataacacacacacagacagacctaGCAATACAAAGGAGTTGGAGGAACAGGTAAACTTACTTATTAAGAACATTACCGATAGCTACGAAAACACATGTCCACTATCGACCTCATCAGCTAGAGGGAAAAGCAGTAACAACAACAGCTGGTGGGGACCGGAGTTGGACCGAATGAGAACAAAAATGAGAAGGTTACTTAACAGAGCAATGAACACAAGAGCTGAAGAGGACTGGGATAAGTACAAAACAGCTAAAACAGACTATAAGAAAAGACTGAGATACAGAAAATCAGCCACATGGCGGAATTTCTGCGATAACATATCCACTGTAACACAGGCAAACAGAACAAGGAAAATCCTTGCAGACCAACCAAGGCAACTACTGGGCACCCTGAGGAGACAGGATAATAGCACCACCAGTAGCCCAGCAGAGACAGAAAGGCTACTGGTTGAGACCCACTTCCCAGGATGCAAGGTAGTAAATGAGCAAGACCCGGAACAACAAATCCAACTGAAAGAGAATGGAAGACAGCAGAACGCATAACAGAACATAGCAAAACGACCTGGGCGGTAAATAGTTTTGATAACTTTAAATCGCCGGGAACAGACGGAATCTACCCAGCCCTACTAAAGTGGGGAGGACACACACTAATAAAACATCTATCCAATCTACTGTGCAGCTGTATAGCCTTTAGGTATATACCACAGAAATGGAGGGAAGTGAAAGTGATTTTCCTACCAAAACCAGGAAAAACCGATTATTCGGATCCTAAGTCTTTCAGACCAATCAGCCTAACGTCCTTCATGCTAAAAACACTAGAAAGATTATGTGACAGAGAACTGAAGGACACGGCTCTAAAAAACATAGCAATCCATCCAAACCAACACGCCTACAGTCAAGGTAAATCAACTGACTCAGCTCTCCATGCTGTAGTAAGCAACATAGAGAATGCGTTAGCGAGGAAAAACTCCTGTCTAGGCACCTTCATCGACATAGAGGGAGCCTTTGACAAGACCAATTTCAGCAGCATTCAACAAGCATTACATAGACATGGAACCAATCCGCTCATAATCGAATGGATAATGAATATGCTAAGACAGAGAATAATAAGACTAACCGAAAATCAAAATCACCAGGCACTAGTCATGAGAGGATGCCCCCAGGGAGGAGTACTCTCACCATTGCTTTGGAACCTGGTTGTAAacgatttgataacaaaactaaacaacaaacacTTTATGACTATAGGGTACGCAGATGACTTAGTAATACTAATCAGCGGCCTAGTAATAAGCACACTGTGCGATCTCACACAGACAGCACTGAGAATAGTAGagaaatggtgcaaggagaatgacctatcggtaaacccaaaaaagaccgacacaattctcttcacacacaaac includes:
- the LOC134746868 gene encoding uncharacterized protein LOC134746868 codes for the protein MVVFAKAENKRDVCAIKLLRTQNSNLPEIVLASTYMAAEDEPPPVEMNNLIRYCERERLELVISADCNGHHNLWGMETNNKRGLAAQHISNWHVSDELSCSDHRWIRYDLTADTQTPTPRRNPRRTDIPAYKELLEGKLDNNTHTDRPSNTKELEEQVNLLIKNITDSYENTCPLSTSSARGKSSNNNSWWGPELDRMRTKMRRLLNRAMNTRAEEDWDKYKTAKTDYKKRLRYRKSATWRNFCDNISTVTQANRTRKILADQPRQLLGTLRRQDNSTTSSPAETERLLVETHFPGCKVVNEQDPEQQIQLKENGRQQNA